From Onychostoma macrolepis isolate SWU-2019 chromosome 05, ASM1243209v1, whole genome shotgun sequence:
GAAACAGCAGCGCTCTGTCAGAAAGACAGTTGGGGATGGAGATCACTTGAGAACATGGACTTAAAGAATGTCTCTGACGGACAGTGTTCTGGAATGGTTAAATGATTACGTTTGGAACTCAGGTTTCAATGTCATTTGAATCATTCAATTCCACCATTTTTGCAAATCACTTGAAAACATTCTTGGTCTCCTACTGAATTGGATGAATACCAGTTCATTGAACcagttattgttatttattataatgaagTTGAGCTGTTTTAATGGTTAGTGAAGTGTTACCTTAATGTCAACAATACAATTTCTAACTGCTTCTAAtgtgaaaacacattttagtaaATTTGACAAGTACGTAAGCAGTCAATGTAGGAGGCATATCTACTTATATCACTGTAGAAGCAGACATGGCGGCCTTCCTGTTGTCTCCCTGGGGGGATCTCTCCGGGAATATGACAGCACTGGCTTGATGGTAAAATCAATAGCTAAATGAgttttgtcttgtgtttccTGATCAGGAGTATTATAATAAAGGAGACTACATCATCCGGGAGGGAGAAGAAGGAAACACCTTTTACATAATTGCCAACGGAAAGGTAATTTGCAATATATTATCATCAAtttgttttttgcattagtGTGTTATACTTAACACTGAATTGTTTCTCATTCCATGGGGTTGCTTGAAATGAAATACGAACGTATTCAAGATGGAAGTTGATGTGCCTTTCCAGTATGTTCATTATTGATTTCCTCCTTCCCAGAAACTTTTAGTAGTAATATAGTGAAATGCCCTTTATCAAGCCCACTGAATACAACAGGTACATTTCTAAAGTATTTATTACTGCCCAGTATAGAGGTTATGCTATATaccaccaaaaaacaaaaagtgattAAACCCACTCGAGGCACCATTTTTCCACTCCACTAATCCTTCACTGCAGACGCTGATCTGGGTCTGTGGGAGGTCGaacactttcagataaatcaGTAATTCGAAACTGAAGGGGTTAAGAGACAGGACTCTCCACTGAGAAGCAACAGGAACTGGTTAGCATGAGCTAGTCAGGCTTGGATCCCCTGTTGATTTCTGCCTCGCTGTCGCtcaaaatggggggggggggatgtcTTACTCAGGGGAGAGAATTTCATTACCAGAAATGATGGTTCTCGTCAGCCCGTCGCCACCATGTCCGAGAGCGTGTTGGCAATTAGGCCATTAGTGCCAGCCACCAAAAACCGGCTATCAGGAAGGTCAAGAGGGTCACCGTGGTTTTCTGGATCATTTTACAGGATTGAGAATGAATCAGAATTTAGCGAACCAACTCTATTTCACACATGAAAtctatataattaaaaacaaatttggaCCATAaatccaaattcaaaatacagaTCATAAGGCATACAGTTGTTGTCTTAATCTGATTTGATACGTAACCTCTGTCTTTCTGTGTTGCCCAGATTAAAGTCACACAGAGCACACAGGATCGTGAAGAGCCTCAGATCATCAACACCTTGGGGAAAGGGGATTATTTTGGAGAGAAGGCCCTCATCAGGTGCTGTCCTTCTTCAATCCCCAGCTCAATTTTCATTTCCCCACTTTAATCCTGTTTCAGTAACCTTTTGGTGTATGAGGACTTTCAGTATTACTGCAGTAACAGAGAGAAACTTTGTCTTGTCGACGTGTATTTGACTTAAcagaatattattacaatcaaaTCCTCAGAAGTGTCATTTTAGGAGCCATTTTTAGCTCAGTTTATGTCTAATGCACGTAATGTGTTCAAACCACAGCGATGATGTCAGGTCTGCGAATATAATCGCAGATGAGGATGGTGTGGAATGCCTTGTCATTGATCGAGAGTAAGTTCCCATTTCAAGATCATCTTAGAGTTGCTTATGATTTTTTGTACTCGCTGACAGTAACAAGGGTCTTTTCTTAGAACTTTCACTCAGACTGTTGGGACTTTTGATGAGCTTAAAAAATACCTCCAGAACTATGTGGAGAATTTAGCACGGGATGATAAGAAGAGAAATGCTAAGTAAGTACTAGctgtttcttttaatttaatcttCATGACTTTTTGCCTCTTCATTGTGCTGTCAAACAGTGTTTTCAAGTGCGTATAGCCTAAACTAAAGGCTGAGATTTACCACCATTCTCCAATTGACATAATTGAAGAATATAACTCATATAATTAACAACATGTACGTATGCACAAATTGCAGATTTTAGTTTTTGGATTCAAGCATTTGAATCCCCAATTCACCTATTTATTCATGGGGTCCACTTCAAATGAGAACAATttaattatatgtgaccctggaccacaaaaccagtctttaagtgtaaatttttcgaaattgagatttatacatcacctgaaagctgaataaataagctttgatgtatggtttgttaggatcggataatatttggctgagatacaactatttgaaaatctggaatctgagggtgcgaaaaaatcgaaatattgagaaaatagcctttaaagttgtccaaatgaagttcttagcaatgcatattactaatcgaaaattaagttttgatacatttacggtaagaaattgacaaaatatcttcatggaacatgatctttacttaatgtcctaatgatttttggcataaaagaaaaattgatcattttgacccataaaatgtatttttggctattgctacaaatataccccagcgacttaagactggttttgtggtccagggtcacatattcaaTTATATTCTTTCAGGAGGTCAGGAAGCTGCACTCCTCCACCAcaccagtgtcacatgatatgATTGAgctaaaagagagagagagcaactTTGCATCCACTATACCCTTCAGTTGCCTCCAGGTTATTGCCACGCTGGGAGTTGGAGGCTTTGGCAGAGTTGAACTGGTTAGAAGCTTGTTGACAATAATCACACTTCCTCTTCATCATTTAAAACATTCCAACAAAACCCATTTCCACAAAGTGAGGGAATAATATGAGCAATAATGACACCAGTTTTGCTCTAGGTGAAAGTGAagaatgagaatgtgacgtTTGCTCTGAAATGCATCAAGAAACGACACATCGTGGATAACAGACAGGAAGAACACATTTACTCCGAGAGGAGGATCTTGCTTGAGACAAACTCTCCTTTCATTGTGAAGTATGTTCATCTAGTTTTAGTAATGCCTGTTTAGTCTTGTGAGTTTTAGTAAATACTGGaacatcttaaaaataatgtgataATTAAATGTCACTGTTGCCTTTGAAAGAGACACCCATGAATCCCTGTTGTGTTCACATGATCAAATTAAGGGAGAAGGATCGTAACCAAATAAAAGAGAAAAGCCAGTGGCAGTGAATGTTTTGATCTAATCTATACATTTTTCACTTAGAATGTACTGCACTTTCAAAGACAACAAGTATGTGTACATGCTGTTGGAGGCATGTTTGGGTGGAGAGATCTGGAGTCTTCTTAGAGACAGGTTAGCTCCAATTCATGTGGTCAGTGTCCAGTGGTTTAATGCATACGCTAAACATGCCTCTGTTTTAATACAGAGGCAGTTTTGATGAATACACTGCCAAGTTCTGTGTGGGCTGCGTAACAGAGGCCTTTGACTACCTCCACAACAATGGGATCATATACAGAGATCTGAAGCCTGAGAATCTCATGCTGGACACAGATGGATACGTCAAGCTGGTAAGCTCCTCTGCTAAGTCAGCAAACCTCACTCAGTAAACTCAGTGCAGCCATATCGATTCCAAGGATCTTTTCTCAGGTGGATTTTGGCTTTGCTAAGAAGCTCAAGTGTGGCCAGAGGACCTGGACGTTCTGTGGGACTCCAGAGTATGTTGCACCTGAGATCATTCTCAATAAAGGTCACGGTCTCAGTGTGGACTTCTGGTCTCTTGGAATCCTGATCTTTGAACTTCTCACAGGAAGGTTTGCGTCATCTTAAGTTTCCATGTTCTTGTCATAAACCCTGTGTTGTGGAAGACATTTCTTAATACATATGCATGTGGAAGACTTGTTCTGAGTATTGAAACATATTTGGTCTGATTGTTCCTGAAGCCCCCCCTTTACTGGCTCAGATCAGATGATTATATACACATTCATTCTGAAAGGAATTGAGAAGATGGACTTCCCTAAAAAGATCACCAAGAGGCCCGGTGACCTTATTCGAAAGCTGTGCAGGTATGATCACGCATGGatcatttttaatgtcttttacaTGTTTACTGAACCTGTTCAGGTCCCACTGCTATGAATCATAATATGATTTTGctgtcctctttttttttttcatgaagaCAAAACCCTTCAGAGCGACTGGGGAATTTGAAGAATGGAATAACTGATATTAAAAAACACAGGTGAGAGTACAACAGTCACATTCTGGTGCTGTTTGACTAAAGAATGTCCTCAAAAGTGATTTGAAATACTCATCTCGTACTTATGAACACAATATTAGTCAGAGCATTTGAAAAATCACAGTATGCTTGATTTTTCACAATGATGGCAGCTCAAATAACCCAAGATCTCTTGATTTATTGTTCCACCAAGTCATCTTAGGAAATCATGTTAGGAAACGTTACACTTGGATTTAACATTCTGAAAGCTTGGCATCAGTAAACACTAATTTTGAAATCTGTGTCATTGTCACCTACAGTACGTAAATTGGTGATTTAATTCATGATGTTGTTTTTTGGTGTTTAGATGGTTCACAGGATTTAGCTGGAGTGGTCTGAAATCCAGAAGTCTGATATCACCACTTAAAAGAGAGGTAAAACACACCTACATTACCTGGACAGAGTTTATGTTATTGTGTCATAAAATAACATGTATAATACcaaatataatttacactcacCGAGGCTGCAATTACTTAACattgtgaaattattacaatttaaaataattttaaaatgtaatttattcttgtgatggccaaactgaattttcagcagccattacagCCTTCAGCgtcacttgatccttcagaaatcattctaatatgctgatttgctcaaaAAACATATTATTGTCGAACAGAGTTGTAATGCTTAATGTTTCTGTGGAAACTTTTGGAACACTTTTTCAGGATCCTTTAATGAatagaaggttttttttttttttttggtgcatttatatactttttaaagtcTTACTTTTCACTTTTGGTCAGTTTAATACATCTTTgctgaaaattattattttttttaaatagttaactgacacttttaaacagtaatgtATCAGAATTTTATCTTTTTCTCCAGGTCAAGGGACCCACTGACCACAGTTACTTTGACAGTTATCCTCCTGAAGAAGAAATCCCTCCAGATGAAATGTCGGGTTGGGACACAGACTTCTAACTGACCCCTCAGTGCACCCATGTGTTCAAACAGTGTGAGTTAAACAAAACTCTTCTCCAACATGCCAGCCTTTCTTCCAAGGAACCTCAGACCATTAAGCCAACAGAAGCAGTGTATGTGCCGCAACAATGGACTCCTTGACCCGAGGTTGCTGTTAGTGCTGTGGGAGGCACAGCAGAGGAGGACAGACATAAGAAGGGAATTGTTTCACCGTGTTCAGATGTACTCATACATTGTGATGATAAACATTGCTGTATTTGACCGAAACTGTACCACTGAGATGTCAGCGCAGGATCAGTCTGTGAGAATGATGTAGCCAGGGCATCACAGAAGATGGTGTGAAACCATTGGTAATATTTACCTTTAGAAGTGCAGAAGGGTTAGTGGTTTGGCAGGAAGGTGAGATGTTCCTTGTTTTAGAAGCGCTGTTGATGTCATGTATTTGAGCTCCTGAAGGTAATAACCACCTGTGACTGTGAATGCCATGATGAAGTTTCAAAGGTTAACCTCAGCGGGTGACTGCCTGGCACTTCACTTTGTGCAATTCAAGCAGGGATATGTGAAAAGTAGCATTTTTAGTGACTTTTCCTAGAGCTCATGTACTTCAGGTGACTGTAACCTCTGCACCTGAGCCAAATATGTTTGTGTTGCTTGCTTATTTTATCCTTGTGAATAGGAAAAACGTGTGAGAATTTAGATTTTGTTTAGTCATTCTACAAGCTGTTTTACAgtaattgtatatataaatgttagctGAAATGTACAATTTTGTTCCCAGTACATTTCAAGTTCAGGCGTCAGTGCACACTagtgatttgtaaatgagaATATCTATTAAATAATGGAGTTTGATGTTTGTGTGGTAACTTTCCAGACCTTATTGACCCATTAAGCCATTTACATAATGTTCCATGATGCAACAGTCTCaacatatttttgattgcatAACAATGCAATCAATTTTCAGTAAAGTTCTGCTGGCCAGAGGGCTGAGTCTTTCAATACATGACAGATAAACACGTGGCTACATAATTCTTAAAACTTTATTGAGTTTTCTTTGAATGGTCTGTCTTCTTCTTTCAACTATAAGGAGATGTGTTACAAAAATAAGCATTCTCACTCGTTCGAGTCGTGATTGCTTCCTTTTGCACCCCTGTCTGACCTTTGTGCAGCGAAGCTCAATGAATATTTAAAGAAGCCCCTCTGTGCTTCACAAAATTAAGATACAGAAGGCAtcatacagaaaataaata
This genomic window contains:
- the prkg2 gene encoding LOW QUALITY PROTEIN: cGMP-dependent protein kinase 2 (The sequence of the model RefSeq protein was modified relative to this genomic sequence to represent the inferred CDS: inserted 1 base in 1 codon); translated protein: MGNGSMKLNPLKQVSGSAKSKNNGESSSVSQVLRVRVEELENQLKRKDEDMNAKELQIKHLEEQLAQQRQTISEISDTLRNKCLQLNKLQDALKNQGELCLLPSPIKEKVSHCLTGLFRDTLNRRKGAKAGVSAEPSSRTYDSSGIPKFYFESARVWKEQSVKKLLTDALNKNQYLRRLEVQQVKDMVECMYERTYHQGEYVIKQGELGNHLFVLADGKLDVYQHNKLLTSIAVWTTFGELAILYNCTRTASVKAASNVKTWALDREVFHNIMRMTAEARHEQYRNFLRSVSLLASLPGDKLTKIVDCLEVEYYNKGDYIIREGEEGNTFYIIANGKIKVTQSTQDREEPQIINTLGKGDYFGEKALISDDVRSANIIADEDGVECLVIDRETFTQTVGTFDELKKYLQNYVENLARDDKKRNAKRSGSCTPPXTPVSHDMIELKERESNFASTIPFSCLQVIATLGVGGFGRVELVKVKNENVTFALKCIKKRHIVDNRQEEHIYSERRILLETNSPFIVKMYCTFKDNKYVYMLLEACLGGEIWSLLRDRGSFDEYTAKFCVGCVTEAFDYLHNNGIIYRDLKPENLMLDTDGYVKLVDFGFAKKLKCGQRTWTFCGTPEYVAPEIILNKGHGLSVDFWSLGILIFELLTGSPPFTGSDQMIIYTFILKGIEKMDFPKKITKRPGDLIRKLCRQNPSERLGNLKNGITDIKKHRWFTGFSWSGLKSRSLISPLKREVKGPTDHSYFDSYPPEEEIPPDEMSGWDTDF